In the genome of Candidatus Cloacimonadaceae bacterium, the window GCGCGTTTGGGAGGACTCAATCTTCCACCCCATGAACTTCGCAAAATCAAACAGATCCACCTCATAGCCTGCGGAACCTCTTTCCACTCGGCATTGATCGGAAAATATATCATCGAGGACATGGCTCGCATTCCCGTTCACGCGGAATATGCTTCCGAATACCGCTATCGTAATCCGATCATTCCCGAAGACACGCTCGTCTTTGTGATCAGCCAATCCGGCGAAACAGCGGATACCCTTGCCGCTATGCGCGAAGCCAAAGCAAAGGGCGCCAGGGTCTTGGGCATCACCAACGTAGTCGGCAGCACTATCGCGCGCGAAAGTGACGGCGGCACCTACATCCACGCCGGCAGCGAGATCGGTGTCGCGTCCACCAAAGCTTTCACTTCCCAAGTGACGATTCTCACCTTGCTTGCCGTATTGATGGCTCGCCAACGCAGTCTGTCGCCGATGCAGGGTATGGATTATATCCGTGAACTCGGCAGGATTCCCGAAAAAATCGCGCAGATTTTAGCCCTAAATGACCATATCCGTGAGATCGCAACCAGCATCAAAGACAGCACCAACGCCCTCTATCTCGGACGCGGAGTAAACTATCCCGTGGCACTGGAAGGCGCTTTGAAACTAAAGGAAATCTCCTATATTCACGCCGAAGGATATCCCGCTGCGGAGATGAAACACGGTCCCATCGCTTTGATCGACAAATCCATGCCGGTGGTCGCCATCGCCTGCCATGATCCCCTCTATGAAAAGATCTATTCCAATCTCCAGGAAGTGCGTGCCAGAAAAGCAAGACTCATCACCATCGCCACTATCGGCGACACCGAAATGGAAAAGATATCCGAACATGTGATCCACATTCCAGATACCTTGCCAAACCTGCAACCGCTGCTAACCGTGATCCCCTTGCAGCTCCTTGCCTACCATGTCGCAGATCTGAGAGGTTTTGACGTCGATCAACCCCGCAACCTTGCTAAAAGTGTGACGGTAGAGTAGGGGTGAGAGATACAGAGTTGTTTTTCACCACAGAGAAACAGAGCGATCAGAGCAGAGACATGAGAGAAAAGACCTGGATTCCAGCCTTCGAGACTGTGTAAAAACTATTGGCAACATAACAGTTAGTTTTCACACAGTAAGCATTGGGCTCTGGAATGACAGTTCCCGGTAGT includes:
- the glmS gene encoding glutamine--fructose-6-phosphate transaminase (isomerizing), with amino-acid sequence MCGIVGYIGHRNALPIVVEALKRLEYRGYDSSGCAIMHENELQIYKRQGKIIELERSLPEPNRCSGTIAIAHTRWATHGEPNEVNAHPHTDCSGNLAIVHNGIIENYKLLREKLIELGHKFASETDTEVIVHLIEQFITTEPSLEDAVREALKRVEGTYGLVVISKNDPDKLIAVRMGSPLIIGINDNEHFIASDVSAIVIHTKNVIYLQDNEICIIHRDGFEMTNMDKQRLKPKISVVDWEISAIEKGDYKHFMLKEIFEQTVTVGNGFRGRINEQMGTARLGGLNLPPHELRKIKQIHLIACGTSFHSALIGKYIIEDMARIPVHAEYASEYRYRNPIIPEDTLVFVISQSGETADTLAAMREAKAKGARVLGITNVVGSTIARESDGGTYIHAGSEIGVASTKAFTSQVTILTLLAVLMARQRSLSPMQGMDYIRELGRIPEKIAQILALNDHIREIATSIKDSTNALYLGRGVNYPVALEGALKLKEISYIHAEGYPAAEMKHGPIALIDKSMPVVAIACHDPLYEKIYSNLQEVRARKARLITIATIGDTEMEKISEHVIHIPDTLPNLQPLLTVIPLQLLAYHVADLRGFDVDQPRNLAKSVTVE